The Littorina saxatilis isolate snail1 linkage group LG13, US_GU_Lsax_2.0, whole genome shotgun sequence genome contains a region encoding:
- the LOC138946102 gene encoding uncharacterized protein, producing the protein MSTLVRCCYVQASTWHRQLCPHLTGRRHSLPQTRRQIGGCPLSSAAVSDQASTTLSTLDRKTSFSSADKAIDRGMSTLFRCCWCSGIDQTSTTLSTLDRKTSFASADKATDRGMSTLFRCS; encoded by the exons ATGTCCACTCTCGTCCGCTGCTGTTATGTTCAGGCATCGACCTGGCATCGACAACTTTGTCCACACTTGACAG gaagacgtcattcgcttccgcagacaaggcgacagatcgGGGGATGTCCACTCTCTTCCGCTGCAGTTAGTGATCAGGCATCGACAACTTTGTCCACCCTTGACAG gaagacgtcattctcttccgcagacaaggcgaTAGATAGGGGGATGTCCACTCTCTTCCGCTGCTGTTGGTGTTCAGGCATCGACCAGACATCGACAACTTTGTCCACACTTGACAG gaagacgtcattcgcttccgcagacaaggcgacagatcgGGGGATGTCCACTCTCTTCCGCTGCAGTTAG